In Thermus hydrothermalis, a single genomic region encodes these proteins:
- a CDS encoding NAD(P)/FAD-dependent oxidoreductase, translating to MEHTDVIIIGAGPAGLFAGFYVGMRGLSFRFVDPLPEPGGQLTALYPEKYIYDVAGFPKVYAKDLVKGLVEQVAPFNPIYNLGERAETLERADGLFRVTTSQGNTYTAKAVIIAAGVGAFEPRRLGAPGERELEGKGVYYAVKSKAEFQGKRVLIVGGGDSAVDWALNLLDTAKEITLIHRRPQFRAHEASVKELFQAAEEGRLTVLTPYEVRRIEGEAWVKKAVIFHNQTQEEEELEVDAVLILAGYLTKLGPLANWGLALEKNKIKVDTTMATSIPGVYACGDIVTYPGKLPLIVLGFGEAAIAANHAAAYANPALKVNPGHSSEKAEEKSPA from the coding sequence ATGGAACACACGGACGTGATCATTATCGGTGCGGGACCAGCGGGGCTTTTTGCAGGGTTTTACGTGGGGATGCGGGGGCTTTCCTTCCGCTTTGTAGACCCTTTGCCGGAGCCCGGAGGGCAACTTACCGCCCTGTATCCGGAAAAGTACATCTACGACGTGGCGGGCTTTCCCAAGGTGTACGCCAAGGATCTGGTGAAGGGCCTGGTGGAGCAGGTGGCCCCCTTCAACCCCATCTACAACCTGGGCGAGCGGGCGGAAACCCTGGAGCGGGCGGACGGCCTTTTCCGGGTGACCACCTCCCAAGGGAACACCTACACCGCCAAGGCGGTGATCATCGCCGCTGGCGTGGGGGCCTTTGAGCCCAGGCGGCTGGGAGCCCCAGGGGAGCGGGAGCTGGAGGGCAAGGGGGTCTACTACGCGGTGAAGTCCAAAGCGGAGTTCCAGGGGAAGCGGGTCCTCATCGTGGGCGGGGGGGATAGCGCCGTGGACTGGGCCCTCAACCTCCTGGACACCGCCAAGGAGATCACCCTCATCCACCGCAGGCCCCAGTTCCGGGCCCACGAGGCCAGCGTGAAGGAGCTTTTCCAAGCAGCGGAGGAAGGAAGGCTCACCGTGCTCACCCCTTACGAGGTGCGGCGGATAGAAGGGGAGGCTTGGGTAAAGAAGGCGGTGATCTTCCACAACCAAACCCAGGAGGAAGAGGAGTTGGAGGTGGACGCCGTACTCATCCTAGCGGGTTACCTCACCAAGCTGGGGCCCTTGGCCAACTGGGGCCTGGCGTTGGAGAAAAACAAGATCAAGGTGGACACCACCATGGCCACCAGCATCCCCGGGGTTTACGCCTGCGGGGACATCGTCACCTACCCGGGGAAGCTTCCCCTCATTGTCCTGGGGTTTGGTGAGGCCGCCATCGCCGCCAACCACGCCGCCGCCTACGCCAACCCGGCCCTTAAGGTGAACCCGGGGCACTCTTCGGAAAAGGCGGAGGAGAAATCCCCCGCCTGA
- a CDS encoding DUF402 domain-containing protein, with protein sequence MSWPLALGDLIRVEFWKYPEEVLHYYWEARVVEVRPEGVLTLLPRGGVFHHVAKGRSFALDHDAYVAFFPGAWYSGGPDVREGRVLEYYWNVQTPAEWTGKALRQYDLELDVKCRADHTCAVFDQEEFLAKKALYPPLWVAEAEKAVEAIFRHMREGRWPVLPPGEPLPWMERV encoded by the coding sequence GTGAGCTGGCCCCTCGCCCTAGGGGACCTCATCCGGGTGGAGTTCTGGAAATACCCGGAGGAGGTCCTCCACTACTACTGGGAAGCCCGGGTGGTGGAGGTGCGGCCTGAGGGCGTGCTCACCCTCTTGCCCCGCGGCGGGGTTTTCCACCACGTGGCCAAGGGGCGGTCCTTTGCCCTGGACCACGACGCCTACGTGGCCTTTTTCCCAGGGGCCTGGTACTCAGGCGGGCCCGACGTGCGGGAGGGCCGGGTCCTGGAGTACTACTGGAACGTGCAGACCCCGGCGGAGTGGACGGGGAAGGCCTTGCGGCAGTACGACCTGGAGCTGGACGTGAAGTGCCGGGCGGACCACACCTGCGCGGTGTTTGACCAGGAAGAGTTTTTGGCGAAAAAGGCCCTCTATCCCCCCCTTTGGGTGGCGGAGGCGGAAAAGGCGGTGGAGGCCATCTTCCGGCACATGCGGGAAGGGCGTTGGCCGGTTCTGCCCCCGGGGGAGCCCCTTCCTTGGATGGAGCGGGTTTAG
- a CDS encoding ABC transporter substrate-binding protein — protein MRRALVWMVGLIALAGVASAQTFVWPQKWTVAKPSEVKRGGTLRAAVISDYRTFNPFVTAEAGNVPDTISPYGLVRRDPTTGDWIPYMAESFSISPNKLEITFKIRRGMKWSDGRPITADDWIMTWRIHTDKAVGSNSYDSFFIDGKPITLRKIDDYTLRFTYPRPDATAFAVAEFTPWPAHIFGPVYQKEGAEGIKKMWTLNEKPENIVSAGPWLVESYRPGERLVLKRNPAFGEWNKDEAGNPLPYLDRYEIKIVKDTNAQLAEFLAGNIDLMAPSTVDHISQIRQAIQQGRLDATIKVNASPVASSQFMVFNWNKASDPFKQSLFRSEKFRRAMSHIVNRQAVVEIVYGGLGTPMYSSVYPVLTQWVNPKVPKYEYNPQQAAKLLAELGFTRKDREGYLVDSKGRRLEFNLATNAGNVQREQIAKLIVDEAKKVGVKVNFTAIDFNTLVGQLLSSGPDRPFDAIIIGLSGGDLDWPFGSNVVPCKGNLHMWNKSGQCLDPRETQLEALYSRGRTELDFKKRQEIGYRMQEIEAELLPVIYIAGPNYHPAWNNRLGGEHPDAIISAIWGQRELELTFIKK, from the coding sequence ATGAGAAGAGCCCTGGTGTGGATGGTAGGTCTTATCGCTCTGGCCGGCGTGGCCAGCGCCCAGACCTTTGTCTGGCCCCAGAAGTGGACCGTGGCCAAGCCCTCCGAGGTCAAGCGGGGCGGTACCCTGCGGGCGGCGGTGATCTCCGATTACCGCACGTTCAACCCTTTCGTTACCGCCGAGGCGGGAAACGTTCCGGACACCATCTCCCCTTACGGCCTGGTGCGCCGCGACCCCACCACTGGGGACTGGATTCCCTACATGGCGGAGTCCTTCAGCATCAGCCCCAACAAGCTGGAAATCACCTTTAAGATCCGCCGGGGCATGAAGTGGTCCGACGGCCGCCCCATCACCGCCGACGACTGGATCATGACCTGGCGCATCCACACCGACAAGGCGGTGGGCTCCAACAGCTACGATTCCTTCTTCATTGACGGGAAGCCCATTACCCTTCGGAAGATTGACGACTACACCCTCCGCTTCACTTACCCGCGGCCCGACGCCACCGCCTTTGCCGTGGCTGAATTCACCCCCTGGCCCGCCCACATCTTTGGGCCGGTCTACCAGAAAGAAGGGGCCGAGGGCATCAAGAAGATGTGGACGCTTAACGAGAAGCCCGAAAACATCGTTTCGGCGGGGCCTTGGCTTGTGGAAAGCTACCGTCCGGGCGAGCGCTTGGTGCTGAAGCGCAACCCCGCCTTTGGGGAGTGGAACAAGGACGAGGCGGGGAACCCCTTGCCCTACCTGGACCGCTACGAGATCAAGATCGTCAAGGACACCAACGCCCAGCTGGCGGAGTTCCTGGCGGGCAATATTGACCTGATGGCTCCCTCCACCGTGGACCACATCTCCCAGATCCGCCAGGCCATCCAGCAGGGCCGTCTGGACGCCACCATCAAGGTGAACGCCTCCCCGGTGGCCAGCAGCCAGTTCATGGTCTTCAACTGGAACAAAGCCTCCGATCCCTTCAAGCAAAGCCTCTTCCGCTCCGAAAAGTTCCGCCGGGCCATGAGCCACATCGTGAACCGCCAGGCGGTGGTGGAGATCGTCTACGGCGGTCTGGGCACCCCCATGTACTCCAGCGTCTACCCGGTGCTCACCCAGTGGGTGAACCCCAAGGTGCCCAAGTACGAGTACAACCCGCAGCAGGCGGCCAAGCTCCTCGCTGAGCTCGGCTTCACCCGGAAGGACCGGGAGGGGTACCTGGTGGACAGCAAGGGGCGGAGGCTGGAGTTCAACCTCGCCACCAACGCCGGCAACGTCCAGCGGGAGCAGATCGCCAAGCTCATCGTGGACGAGGCCAAGAAGGTGGGGGTGAAGGTCAACTTCACCGCCATTGACTTCAACACCCTGGTGGGGCAGCTCCTCTCCTCCGGGCCCGACCGGCCCTTTGACGCCATCATCATCGGCCTCTCGGGCGGGGACCTGGACTGGCCCTTTGGCTCCAACGTGGTGCCCTGCAAGGGCAACCTGCATATGTGGAACAAGTCGGGCCAGTGCCTGGATCCCCGGGAAACCCAGCTGGAGGCCCTTTACTCCCGCGGCCGCACCGAGTTGGACTTTAAAAAGCGGCAGGAGATCGGCTACCGCATGCAGGAGATTGAGGCCGAGCTCCTCCCCGTCATCTACATCGCCGGGCCCAACTACCACCCCGCTTGGAACAACCGCCTGGGCGGGGAGCACCCGGATGCCATCATCAGCGCCATCTGGGGCCAGCGGGAGCTGGAGCTGACCTTCATCAAGAAGTGA
- a CDS encoding NYN domain-containing protein, protein MRVALFIDGSYMYLAAKRLGWNVDHRRVLTQFATPEQLYNAFYYVPITDPEDERQQRFIDALVFMGYTVRSRLIRGEARFEAMIATDLLTTAPRWDRAIVASGSGDLAHTFAALRAMGKEVHLLGVHELADLELRNQADRFLNLPEWREVLERTLGGRRTYVGYPVEATVEVPPATVEEGKP, encoded by the coding sequence ATGCGGGTTGCCCTCTTCATTGATGGTTCCTACATGTACCTGGCGGCTAAGCGCTTAGGGTGGAACGTGGACCACCGGCGCGTCCTCACGCAGTTCGCCACCCCCGAGCAGCTTTACAACGCCTTCTACTACGTGCCCATCACCGACCCCGAAGACGAGCGACAACAACGGTTCATTGACGCCCTGGTCTTCATGGGCTACACGGTGCGAAGCCGCCTCATCCGGGGGGAAGCCCGTTTTGAGGCCATGATCGCCACCGACCTCCTCACCACCGCCCCCCGCTGGGACCGGGCCATCGTGGCGAGCGGCTCCGGGGACCTGGCCCACACCTTTGCCGCCCTTAGGGCTATGGGCAAGGAAGTCCACCTCCTAGGCGTCCACGAACTGGCCGACCTGGAGCTCCGCAACCAGGCGGACCGTTTTCTGAACCTACCCGAGTGGCGGGAGGTGCTGGAAAGGACCCTAGGGGGCCGGCGCACCTACGTGGGCTACCCTGTGGAGGCCACGGTGGAAGTACCCCCCGCTACGGTGGAAGAGGGAAAACCCTGA
- a CDS encoding zinc-binding dehydrogenase produces MKAVVMEARGGPEVLKVAEVPTPEPGPKEVRLRVKAAALNHLDIWVRKGVASPKLPLPHVLGADASGVVDAVGPGVTGFAPGDEVVVNPGLSCGHCERCLAGEDNLCSRYEILGEHRWGAYAEYLVVPEVNLVRKPQNLSFVEAAAIPLTFLTAWQMVVDKLQVRPGEEVLVMAAGSGVSVAAIQIAKLHGARVIATAGSEEKLRKARELGADEAVNYTHPEWFKEVRRLTGGKGADKVVDHTGALYFEGVIKATANGGRIAIAGASSGYEGTLPFAHVFFRQLSILGSTMASKSRLFPILRFVEEGKLRPVVGQVLPLEEAAEGHRLLEERRVFGKVVLRVN; encoded by the coding sequence ATGAAAGCGGTGGTCATGGAGGCGAGAGGCGGCCCGGAGGTGCTCAAGGTGGCGGAGGTGCCTACACCCGAGCCAGGGCCCAAGGAGGTGCGCCTCCGGGTAAAGGCTGCAGCCCTCAACCACCTGGACATCTGGGTACGCAAGGGGGTGGCCAGCCCCAAACTTCCCTTACCCCACGTGCTAGGGGCTGACGCCAGCGGGGTAGTGGACGCGGTGGGCCCTGGGGTCACGGGGTTCGCTCCGGGAGACGAGGTGGTGGTGAACCCCGGCCTCTCCTGCGGGCACTGCGAGCGCTGCCTGGCGGGGGAGGATAACCTCTGTTCCCGGTACGAGATCCTGGGGGAGCATCGCTGGGGAGCCTACGCGGAGTACCTGGTGGTGCCCGAGGTCAATCTCGTGAGGAAACCGCAAAACCTCTCCTTCGTGGAGGCGGCCGCCATTCCCCTCACCTTCCTCACCGCCTGGCAGATGGTGGTGGACAAGCTCCAGGTGCGTCCTGGGGAAGAGGTATTGGTGATGGCTGCGGGCAGCGGGGTGAGCGTGGCCGCCATCCAGATCGCCAAGCTCCACGGGGCTCGGGTCATCGCCACGGCGGGTTCCGAGGAAAAGCTCAGGAAAGCCCGGGAACTGGGGGCGGACGAAGCGGTGAACTACACCCACCCCGAGTGGTTTAAGGAGGTGCGCCGCCTCACCGGGGGCAAGGGGGCGGACAAGGTGGTGGACCATACCGGCGCCCTTTACTTTGAAGGGGTGATCAAGGCCACGGCCAACGGCGGACGCATCGCCATCGCTGGCGCCTCCTCGGGTTACGAGGGAACCTTACCTTTCGCCCACGTGTTTTTCCGCCAGCTTTCCATTCTTGGGTCCACCATGGCCTCCAAGAGCCGCCTTTTCCCCATCCTCCGCTTTGTGGAAGAAGGGAAGCTTAGGCCCGTGGTGGGGCAGGTGCTGCCCTTGGAAGAGGCTGCGGAGGGCCACCGGCTATTGGAGGAGCGGCGGGTGTTTGGCAAGGTGGTGCTTCGGGTGAACTAA
- the uvrA gene encoding excinuclease ABC subunit UvrA has protein sequence MDRIVIRGAREHNLKNIHLELPRGKFIVITGVSGSGKSTLAFDTIYAEGQRRYVESLSSYARQFLGVMDKPEVESIEGLSPAISIDQKTTSHNPRSTVGTVTEIHDYLRLLFARVGQAYCPTCGRPIEKQSASEITDRLLQKPQGTRAVLMAPLVRGRKGEYRKLFQQLLKEGYARVRVDGVIYLLEEAQGLNLEKYEKHDIDLVVDRVVLKEEERPRIAEAVELALLRGEGLLRVLYPDLGEEELYSEKFACPEHGSVLEELEPRIFSFNAPYGACPACSGLGYKQEFDPELVINPELSLAEGAILPWARGRDTGRSYLWDRLRALSEYLGFDLKTPFKDLPEAVQRAVLYGLPEPFEVVFRRGGKETFRVEVHYEGVIPWLEKRYQEAESEGVREALESFMSLKPCPACGGTRYKKEVLSVKVAGKNIAEVSALPVREALAFFQGLEERLSPFQAQIARPILREIVERLGFLVGVGLDYLTLDRAANTLSGGEAQRIRLATQVGSGLTGVLYVLDEPSIGLHPRDNQRLIATLKRLQALGNTLIVVEHDEETMRAADWIVDMGPGAGIHGGEVVAQGPLEEILRNPRSLTGAYLRGERKIPVPKERRKGNGKWLVLRGAREHNLKNVTLRIPLGRFVAVTGPSGSGKSTLIHDVLYAALAQRLMRAKTTPGAYEALEGIEHLDKVIEIDQSPIGRTPRSNPATYTGIFDEIRDLFAKTPEARKRGYGPGRFSFNVKGGRCEACGGDGTVRIEMLFLPDLYVPCEVCKGKRYNKETLEVKLRGKSIADVLDMTAEEALEFFQNVPTIARKLQLMVDVGLGYMRLGQPSPTLSGGEAQRIKLATELGRKATGRTLYILDEPTTGLHFEDVAKLLDVLHRLVDAGNTVVVIEHNLDVVKTADWVIDLGPEGGDRGGEIVAEGTPEEVALSGSPTGVFLARIPEIAERIEVGAR, from the coding sequence ATGGACCGCATCGTCATCCGGGGCGCGAGGGAGCACAACCTCAAGAACATCCACCTTGAGCTCCCCCGGGGCAAATTCATCGTCATCACCGGGGTTTCGGGCTCGGGGAAGAGCACCTTGGCCTTTGACACCATCTACGCCGAGGGGCAACGGCGGTACGTGGAAAGCCTCTCCAGCTACGCCCGCCAGTTCCTCGGGGTCATGGACAAACCGGAGGTGGAGAGCATTGAAGGCCTCTCCCCCGCCATCTCCATTGACCAGAAGACCACGAGCCACAACCCCCGCTCCACCGTGGGCACGGTGACGGAGATCCACGACTACCTCCGCCTCCTCTTCGCCCGGGTGGGCCAGGCCTACTGCCCCACCTGCGGCCGCCCCATTGAGAAGCAGTCCGCCAGTGAGATCACCGACCGCCTCCTGCAAAAGCCCCAGGGCACCCGGGCCGTCCTCATGGCCCCCCTGGTGCGGGGGAGAAAGGGGGAGTACCGGAAACTCTTCCAGCAACTCCTGAAGGAGGGGTACGCCCGGGTGCGGGTGGACGGGGTGATCTACCTCCTGGAGGAGGCACAGGGCCTCAACCTGGAGAAGTACGAGAAGCACGACATTGACCTGGTGGTGGACCGGGTGGTCCTCAAGGAGGAGGAACGCCCCCGCATCGCCGAGGCGGTGGAGCTCGCCCTCCTCCGGGGCGAAGGGCTTCTGCGCGTCCTCTACCCCGATCTGGGGGAGGAGGAGCTTTACTCGGAGAAGTTCGCCTGCCCCGAGCACGGAAGCGTCCTGGAGGAACTGGAACCCCGCATCTTCTCCTTCAACGCCCCTTACGGGGCCTGCCCCGCCTGCTCGGGCCTGGGGTACAAGCAGGAGTTTGACCCCGAACTGGTCATAAACCCCGAGCTTTCCCTTGCGGAAGGGGCCATCCTGCCCTGGGCCCGGGGCCGGGACACGGGGCGGAGCTACCTCTGGGACCGCCTCCGGGCCCTTTCCGAGTACCTGGGCTTTGACCTCAAAACCCCCTTCAAGGACCTGCCCGAGGCGGTGCAGCGGGCGGTGCTCTACGGCCTGCCCGAGCCCTTTGAGGTGGTCTTCCGCCGGGGAGGGAAGGAAACCTTCCGGGTGGAGGTGCACTACGAAGGGGTCATCCCCTGGTTGGAAAAGCGCTACCAGGAGGCGGAGTCCGAGGGGGTGCGGGAGGCCCTGGAAAGCTTCATGTCCCTGAAGCCTTGCCCGGCCTGCGGGGGTACCCGGTACAAGAAGGAGGTGCTCTCGGTAAAGGTGGCGGGCAAGAACATCGCCGAGGTCTCCGCCTTGCCCGTGCGGGAGGCTTTGGCCTTCTTCCAGGGGCTTGAGGAGCGCCTATCCCCCTTCCAGGCCCAGATCGCCCGGCCCATCCTCCGGGAGATCGTGGAGCGGCTTGGCTTCCTGGTGGGGGTGGGCCTGGACTACCTGACCCTGGACCGGGCGGCCAACACCCTCTCCGGGGGCGAGGCGCAACGCATCCGCCTGGCCACCCAGGTGGGGAGCGGCCTCACGGGGGTCCTCTACGTCCTGGACGAGCCCTCCATCGGCCTCCACCCCCGGGACAACCAGCGCCTCATCGCCACCCTGAAGCGCCTGCAGGCCCTGGGCAACACCCTCATCGTGGTGGAGCACGACGAGGAAACCATGCGGGCCGCCGACTGGATCGTGGACATGGGCCCAGGGGCGGGCATCCACGGGGGGGAGGTGGTGGCCCAGGGGCCCTTGGAGGAAATCCTAAGAAATCCCCGGAGCCTCACCGGGGCGTACCTGAGGGGCGAAAGGAAGATCCCCGTGCCCAAGGAAAGGCGCAAGGGGAACGGCAAGTGGCTCGTCCTAAGGGGCGCCCGGGAGCACAACCTGAAAAACGTCACCCTCCGGATCCCCTTGGGCCGCTTCGTGGCCGTGACGGGGCCTTCGGGAAGCGGCAAGAGCACCCTGATCCACGACGTCCTCTACGCCGCCCTGGCGCAAAGGCTCATGCGGGCCAAGACCACCCCGGGGGCCTACGAGGCCTTGGAGGGCATAGAGCACCTGGACAAGGTCATTGAGATTGACCAGTCCCCCATCGGCCGCACCCCCCGCTCCAACCCCGCCACCTACACGGGCATCTTTGACGAGATCCGCGACCTCTTCGCCAAGACCCCGGAGGCCAGGAAGCGGGGCTACGGCCCTGGCCGCTTCTCCTTCAACGTCAAGGGCGGGCGGTGCGAGGCCTGCGGGGGGGACGGCACGGTGAGGATTGAGATGCTCTTCCTGCCGGACCTCTACGTGCCCTGCGAGGTGTGCAAGGGGAAGCGGTACAACAAGGAAACCCTCGAGGTCAAGCTAAGGGGCAAGAGCATCGCCGATGTTCTGGACATGACCGCCGAGGAGGCCCTGGAGTTTTTCCAAAACGTTCCCACCATCGCCCGTAAGCTCCAGCTCATGGTGGACGTGGGGCTCGGCTACATGCGGCTTGGCCAACCTTCCCCCACCCTCTCCGGCGGGGAGGCGCAGCGGATCAAGCTGGCCACGGAGCTCGGGCGCAAGGCCACGGGCCGCACCCTGTACATCCTGGACGAGCCCACCACGGGCCTGCACTTTGAGGACGTGGCCAAGCTTTTGGACGTGCTCCACCGCCTGGTGGACGCCGGCAACACCGTGGTGGTCATTGAGCACAACCTGGACGTGGTGAAGACGGCGGACTGGGTCATTGACCTGGGCCCCGAGGGCGGGGACCGGGGTGGGGAGATCGTGGCCGAGGGGACCCCGGAGGAGGTGGCCCTTTCGGGAAGCCCCACCGGGGTCTTCCTGGCCCGCATCCCCGAGATCGCCGAAAGGATTGAGGTGGGAGCCCGGTAA
- a CDS encoding SIS domain-containing protein: MASFMRQEAEEAPQVVERLLRENEAEVKSLAAFLKRKPPALALTVARGSSDHAALFAKYLLEARLEWPVLPLAPSVLTLYRARPKPPHPALLLAYSQSGESPDLLEAVRAYRGRGVLTVALVNREDSPLAREAEVVFPLHAGEEKAVAATKSFLAMLAATAHLLAHLLEDPRLREALPALPEALGRALETKGDLGYLEEAEDLFVLGRGFTFPVALEAALKLKEVAALHAEGLSLAEFLHGPQALLQEGFPVLALVQKDEALEGVLETLEGLRAKGAHLLVLSPEPDALALAHAPLALPVALAPELTPLLLAQAFYPLAEALARARGQDPDRPRYLSKVTRTR, from the coding sequence ATGGCTTCCTTCATGCGCCAGGAGGCGGAAGAAGCCCCCCAGGTGGTGGAGAGGCTTCTAAGGGAGAACGAAGCGGAGGTGAAAAGCCTGGCCGCTTTCCTAAAGCGCAAGCCCCCGGCCTTGGCCCTCACCGTGGCCCGGGGGAGTTCGGACCACGCCGCCCTCTTCGCCAAGTACCTCCTCGAGGCCCGCCTGGAGTGGCCCGTGCTCCCCTTGGCCCCTTCCGTCCTCACCCTCTACCGGGCGCGGCCCAAGCCTCCCCACCCCGCCCTCCTCCTCGCCTACAGCCAGAGCGGGGAAAGCCCGGACCTCCTGGAAGCCGTGCGGGCCTACCGGGGGAGGGGCGTCCTCACCGTGGCCCTGGTGAACCGGGAGGATAGCCCCTTGGCGAGGGAGGCGGAGGTGGTCTTTCCCCTCCATGCGGGGGAGGAAAAGGCGGTGGCGGCCACCAAGAGCTTCCTCGCCATGCTGGCGGCCACGGCCCATCTCCTCGCCCACCTCCTGGAAGACCCCCGGCTTAGGGAAGCCCTGCCCGCCTTGCCCGAGGCCTTGGGGCGGGCTTTGGAAACGAAGGGGGACCTGGGGTACCTGGAGGAGGCGGAGGACCTCTTCGTGCTGGGGCGGGGCTTCACCTTTCCCGTGGCCCTCGAGGCGGCCCTGAAGCTAAAGGAGGTGGCGGCCCTCCACGCCGAAGGGCTTTCCTTGGCAGAGTTCCTCCACGGGCCCCAGGCCCTTTTGCAGGAGGGGTTTCCCGTGTTGGCCCTGGTGCAGAAGGACGAGGCCCTGGAAGGGGTTTTGGAAACCCTGGAGGGCCTACGGGCCAAGGGCGCCCACCTCCTGGTCCTCTCCCCCGAGCCCGACGCCTTGGCCCTGGCCCACGCCCCCTTGGCGCTTCCCGTGGCCCTTGCCCCCGAGCTCACCCCGCTTCTCCTCGCCCAGGCCTTTTATCCCTTGGCCGAGGCCCTGGCCCGGGCCCGCGGCCAGGACCCCGACCGCCCCCGGTACCTCAGCAAGGTGACCCGGACCCGCTAG
- a CDS encoding tRNA-binding protein, giving the protein MNALEAFQLLELRVGRVVKAEPHEKARKPSYKLWIDLGPFGVKRSSAQITELYTPEDLVGRLVVCAVNLGTRVIGGFPSEVLVLGAKDEGGRVVLLTPEREVPLGEKVF; this is encoded by the coding sequence ATGAACGCCTTGGAAGCTTTCCAGCTCCTGGAGTTGCGCGTGGGCCGGGTGGTGAAGGCGGAACCCCACGAGAAGGCGCGAAAGCCCAGCTACAAGCTCTGGATTGACCTGGGGCCTTTTGGGGTAAAGCGGAGCTCGGCCCAGATTACCGAGCTCTACACGCCCGAGGACCTGGTGGGCCGTTTGGTGGTCTGCGCCGTGAACCTGGGCACCCGGGTCATCGGGGGGTTTCCCTCGGAGGTCCTGGTCCTGGGCGCCAAGGACGAGGGGGGCCGGGTGGTCCTCCTCACCCCCGAGCGCGAGGTGCCCCTGGGGGAGAAGGTCTTCTAG
- a CDS encoding YgaP family membrane protein: protein MTVNESTADRVVRFVLALVLFYFAFQSASPWNWILGIVGVVLLFTAITGFCALYKVLGISTRR, encoded by the coding sequence ATGACGGTGAACGAAAGCACCGCCGATAGGGTGGTCCGGTTTGTCCTGGCCCTGGTCCTCTTCTACTTCGCCTTCCAGTCCGCTTCCCCGTGGAACTGGATCTTGGGCATCGTGGGCGTGGTCCTTCTCTTCACCGCCATCACCGGCTTCTGCGCCCTCTACAAGGTCTTGGGCATCAGCACCAGGCGGTGA